One genomic window of Fervidobacterium thailandense includes the following:
- a CDS encoding M3 family oligoendopeptidase yields the protein MRWDLSKIFPDDASALEHANAQLNRLKGFVSKLETEHEPAKLLELIKLIEDSVDEFGKTSQYTWMRYSVATDDQGAQKLLGTLENLWSQVSEQLSVVQVHLSNLSDETLREIARLDPNYEHYIERVILERKHTLSKDAERILALTSATRRGAIAKIHSRLESSYTFEVEIDGQIQKLTTEQMKALRRSPDGNLRKLGMKMLLERFANDSIAITEIYNLIVKDYALESRLRNFERPISMMNFHNEVSDEIVDRLIETTSKNAEILRKYYRWKSKYMNEQLTLADVYAPLKPVKRKFEFEHARDIILDAYYSFSKKAGELVQRFFEEERIDLYPYPGKVSGAYCIYSTTKLPPYVLTNYNGDMYDVMTLAHELGHGLHGELSRQQTYFNHDTPLTLAELASVFGEFLVFDKLRKTLDGEERKLFTASKIEEIFATTFRQNMFTKFELRVFDEVERQGYLSWDELREIYHEVLLELFGDAVEIPEWYKNEWAMVSHFFETPFYVYAYNFANCLVIALYKKYLNEGQEFVEKYLELLSYGGKYSPEKLLSRVGIDITRETFWQEAFDFIAELVNEVVD from the coding sequence TTGAGGTGGGATCTCAGTAAGATATTTCCGGACGATGCTTCAGCACTCGAGCATGCGAACGCTCAGTTGAACAGATTGAAAGGTTTCGTTTCGAAACTCGAGACAGAACATGAACCCGCAAAACTTCTGGAACTGATAAAACTCATCGAAGACAGTGTTGACGAGTTTGGCAAAACTTCCCAGTACACCTGGATGCGTTACTCAGTTGCAACCGACGACCAAGGTGCGCAAAAACTCCTTGGAACTCTGGAGAACCTCTGGAGCCAGGTTTCAGAACAACTTTCGGTTGTTCAGGTCCACTTGTCGAACCTCTCCGACGAAACATTGAGGGAAATTGCCCGGCTCGATCCGAATTACGAGCACTACATCGAGCGCGTTATCCTCGAGCGAAAACACACACTCTCAAAGGATGCCGAGCGCATTCTCGCATTAACCTCGGCCACAAGACGTGGTGCGATCGCAAAAATCCACAGCCGGTTGGAAAGTTCGTACACTTTCGAGGTCGAGATTGACGGTCAAATTCAGAAACTCACAACCGAACAGATGAAGGCACTGAGACGCTCTCCGGATGGTAACCTCAGGAAACTTGGCATGAAGATGCTACTTGAAAGATTCGCAAACGATTCCATCGCCATCACCGAGATCTACAACCTCATCGTCAAGGATTACGCGCTCGAAAGTAGACTGAGAAATTTTGAACGTCCCATATCGATGATGAACTTCCACAACGAAGTTAGTGACGAGATTGTTGATAGACTTATCGAAACTACCAGCAAAAATGCCGAAATCTTACGCAAGTACTACAGGTGGAAGTCTAAGTACATGAACGAACAACTCACACTTGCGGATGTTTACGCACCACTCAAACCGGTCAAGCGCAAATTCGAATTCGAACATGCCAGGGATATAATTCTCGATGCTTACTACTCATTCAGTAAAAAAGCAGGAGAATTGGTCCAGCGCTTTTTTGAAGAGGAACGTATAGACCTCTACCCATATCCTGGAAAAGTCTCCGGAGCGTACTGCATCTACTCGACCACGAAACTTCCACCTTACGTGCTCACGAATTACAACGGAGACATGTACGACGTCATGACACTGGCCCATGAACTTGGCCACGGGCTCCACGGTGAGCTCTCACGACAGCAAACCTATTTCAACCACGATACCCCGTTGACGCTTGCGGAATTAGCTTCCGTCTTCGGGGAATTCCTCGTCTTTGACAAACTCAGGAAAACACTCGATGGAGAAGAAAGAAAACTCTTCACAGCGTCGAAGATCGAGGAAATATTCGCCACAACGTTCAGACAAAACATGTTCACGAAGTTTGAATTACGCGTCTTTGACGAGGTCGAACGCCAGGGTTACCTCTCGTGGGATGAATTAAGGGAAATATACCACGAAGTACTTCTGGAACTTTTCGGGGATGCTGTAGAGATACCCGAATGGTACAAAAACGAATGGGCGATGGTTTCACACTTCTTCGAAACCCCGTTCTACGTGTACGCTTACAACTTCGCGAACTGTCTGGTGATTGCGCTGTACAAAAAGTACCTGAACGAAGGACAAGAATTTGTTGAAAAATACCTCGAACTTCTCTCGTACGGGGGCAAATACTCTCCCGAAAAATTACTCTCACGCGTGGGCATAGACATTACAAGGGAAACGTTCTGGCAAGAAGCATTTGACTTTATTGCTGAACTTGTAAACGAAGTAGTTGATTGA
- a CDS encoding acyl carrier protein encodes MEREELFQKVAEIISEKLNIPIEDIDEDSHLIEDLGADSLDAFDLVMVFEDEFGIKLEDAEIENLLTVKDIVDLLSKKLAEQE; translated from the coding sequence ATGGAAAGAGAAGAACTCTTCCAGAAGGTTGCCGAAATAATCTCCGAAAAACTCAACATCCCCATTGAGGACATCGACGAAGATTCTCACTTGATCGAAGATCTCGGGGCCGATTCCCTTGATGCGTTCGACCTTGTTATGGTATTCGAAGACGAATTCGGTATCAAACTTGAGGATGCGGAGATAGAAAACCTCTTAACCGTCAAAGATATCGTTGATTTACTCTCCAAAAAACTCGCCGAGCAGGAGTGA
- the wecB gene encoding non-hydrolyzing UDP-N-acetylglucosamine 2-epimerase, protein MKRILSLVGARPQFIKEAVVHKVFEREGVNEILVHSGQHYDANMSDVFFEVLGIRQPDYFLNVGSGNHGEMTGKIMIEFEKVVLKEKPDVILVYGDTNTTLAGALVGAKLKIPVAHIEAGIRQEPKDMPEEINRVVTDHVSSYLFCPTKQAVLNLEKEGITKGVYFVGDVMYDLFLMMEPKFSYEVFETLNLFEDDFVLVTLHRDFNVDVPEKLERILNELRAINRVKKVVFPMHPRTRKRVFEFGLVGLLDGLTVIEPVDYLNLMGLLKRCWKVVTDSGGLQKEAYFAGKRAVVVMPDTGWRELVDVGWNVLAREDEIAEKIFQDDETTYPTGLYGNGDAANKIVDILLG, encoded by the coding sequence TTGAAACGAATCTTATCCTTAGTCGGTGCGCGTCCTCAATTTATAAAAGAAGCCGTTGTACACAAGGTTTTTGAGCGCGAAGGTGTGAATGAGATTCTCGTTCACTCAGGGCAACACTACGATGCCAACATGTCGGACGTGTTTTTCGAGGTTTTGGGAATACGTCAACCGGATTATTTTTTGAACGTTGGGTCTGGCAACCACGGAGAGATGACTGGTAAGATCATGATCGAGTTTGAAAAGGTGGTTCTCAAAGAAAAGCCCGATGTGATTCTTGTGTACGGTGATACGAACACTACACTGGCCGGTGCACTCGTGGGGGCAAAGTTAAAGATTCCCGTTGCACATATCGAGGCGGGTATCAGGCAAGAACCTAAGGATATGCCCGAGGAGATTAACAGGGTCGTTACGGACCACGTTTCTTCGTATTTGTTTTGCCCAACTAAGCAAGCGGTCCTGAACCTGGAGAAGGAAGGTATAACCAAAGGCGTGTACTTCGTTGGAGATGTTATGTACGATCTCTTCTTGATGATGGAGCCCAAATTTTCTTACGAAGTTTTCGAGACCCTGAATTTGTTCGAGGATGATTTTGTACTTGTTACACTCCACAGAGATTTCAACGTCGATGTTCCGGAAAAGCTGGAGAGGATTCTCAACGAACTAAGGGCTATCAATAGAGTCAAAAAGGTTGTTTTTCCAATGCATCCGAGGACGAGGAAGCGGGTTTTCGAGTTCGGTTTGGTGGGCCTTCTGGACGGTTTGACTGTGATTGAGCCTGTGGATTATTTGAACTTGATGGGATTACTCAAGCGTTGCTGGAAGGTGGTTACCGATAGTGGAGGTTTACAAAAGGAGGCATACTTTGCCGGTAAGAGAGCTGTCGTTGTGATGCCGGACACTGGGTGGCGCGAGCTTGTTGACGTTGGGTGGAACGTGCTCGCAAGGGAGGATGAAATTGCAGAGAAGATCTTTCAAGATGACGAAACCACGTATCCAACAGGTTTGTACGGGAATGGCGATGCCGCGAACAAAATTGTCGATATTCTCTTAGGATAA
- a CDS encoding formyltransferase family protein has translation MLIGLITYHYPHLKSEQVLLKLLRKGYNMKIYALPYVPRKTRSALLNHRPDQSKAIPAYEIAERYKIPYSFVMNDREIQNDCDIYLILGAGILSEECVKGKRILNCHPGIIPAVRGLDAFKWAIYDMKPLGVTLHFIDENVDAGEIVAIIPTDVYQSDTLETLARRHYENEIDVLANFEYYLSNPSNPFKDIPEGEPKRRMPISIEEQLLKKFEDYKQKFANPLHV, from the coding sequence ATGCTTATTGGTCTCATAACATATCACTATCCGCATTTAAAAAGCGAACAAGTACTTCTAAAACTGCTAAGGAAAGGATACAATATGAAAATCTACGCTCTACCATACGTCCCTAGGAAGACACGTTCCGCGCTTTTAAATCATCGACCAGATCAGTCTAAGGCAATACCAGCATACGAAATAGCAGAACGCTACAAAATTCCATATAGCTTTGTGATGAATGATAGAGAAATACAAAACGACTGCGACATTTACTTGATACTAGGGGCAGGCATATTATCAGAAGAGTGTGTTAAAGGAAAACGGATATTAAACTGTCACCCAGGAATAATTCCGGCCGTTAGGGGTCTCGACGCTTTTAAATGGGCAATATATGACATGAAACCATTGGGAGTAACGCTTCATTTTATAGATGAAAATGTGGACGCTGGAGAAATTGTTGCAATCATTCCAACTGATGTTTATCAGTCAGATACCTTGGAAACTTTGGCAAGAAGGCATTATGAAAACGAAATAGATGTCCTTGCCAATTTTGAATACTATCTTTCTAATCCCTCTAATCCATTCAAGGACATACCGGAAGGTGAGCCAAAAAGAAGAATGCCGATAAGCATAGAAGAACAACTGCTCAAAAAATTTGAAGATTACAAACAAAAATTTGCAAATCCACTTCACGTGTAG
- a CDS encoding transposase, with the protein MNIISYHELRKLSPQKAREVVRKVFEANNRNVSKTAKILGIARATVRRAVYDCLEDKSRRPKHFPKKLKSEFEDIIVEEAKRTGFRYRRLSTYLQKKYGLVISENTIKSVLKRNKVPKKTRKTKKGERSLYDYEALIPFSEFQLDTKHLLDKESLPKEVYEHMKNYRLPRYEWNMIDVATRTRFTAYSYELNSTFGFMFISIVALWLRVHNVRGRMKIRMDNGMEFCGGSERKLNEWNEIFEKLDLQLSPIPPKAKHLMGVIENTHRADDEYFLMIHAERCRRKEEFLDKAQRWQDTWNKARPSNGKGMKGMTPYEKFRESKIMVSGHVYEYPVVLLEEVFRKVGSLYYLFNKLTGKYVFTNCRKI; encoded by the coding sequence ATGAATATTATATCATATCACGAGCTAAGAAAACTATCCCCTCAAAAAGCAAGGGAAGTCGTTCGTAAGGTCTTTGAAGCTAATAACCGGAATGTATCAAAGACTGCAAAGATATTAGGTATCGCAAGAGCAACAGTAAGAAGAGCTGTGTACGATTGTTTGGAAGATAAGTCAAGAAGACCGAAACACTTTCCTAAGAAGCTAAAATCAGAGTTTGAGGACATAATCGTTGAAGAAGCCAAGAGGACAGGATTTAGATACAGAAGATTGTCTACGTATTTGCAGAAGAAATATGGGCTTGTGATAAGTGAAAATACGATAAAATCTGTTCTGAAACGAAATAAAGTACCGAAAAAGACAAGGAAGACAAAGAAAGGAGAAAGGAGCTTATACGATTACGAAGCGTTAATACCATTCAGTGAGTTTCAATTAGATACGAAGCATTTATTGGACAAAGAAAGCTTACCGAAAGAAGTGTATGAACACATGAAAAATTACAGATTGCCGAGATACGAATGGAACATGATAGACGTAGCAACCAGGACAAGATTTACGGCATACTCGTATGAATTAAACTCGACGTTTGGGTTCATGTTTATTTCGATAGTGGCACTATGGTTAAGGGTGCACAATGTGAGAGGAAGGATGAAAATACGGATGGATAACGGGATGGAGTTTTGTGGAGGAAGCGAAAGGAAATTGAACGAATGGAACGAAATATTCGAGAAGTTAGATTTACAGTTAAGCCCAATACCACCGAAGGCAAAACATTTGATGGGGGTAATAGAAAACACGCACAGAGCGGATGATGAATACTTTTTGATGATCCATGCGGAAAGATGTAGGAGAAAGGAAGAATTTCTAGACAAGGCACAAAGATGGCAAGACACGTGGAACAAAGCAAGGCCAAGCAACGGGAAAGGGATGAAAGGAATGACGCCATATGAAAAATTCAGAGAAAGCAAAATAATGGTATCAGGACATGTATACGAATATCCTGTGGTATTACTTGAGGAGGTATTCAGGAAAGTGGGGAGCTTGTATTATCTTTTCAACAAATTAACTGGTAAATATGTCTTCACCAACTGCCGAAAGATTTAG
- a CDS encoding ATP-binding protein, translating to MKSLPLGIGDFERIIKGNFIYVDKTKYIHELVNKEGMYFLSRPRRFGKSLLLSTVSCLFKGKRELFKETWIHDKWDWQEYPVVHISFASGRFENSQKLESKLNMILNFCAKQYGIEYEYTEPDEKFVELLTKLYEKYSKPIVILIDEYEKPVLDNITNPEKAKEMREILRGFYSVLKDYTGMIRFLLITGLTKFTKMGVFSALNNLTDISFKPEYAQMLGYTHEEVVQYFDAYINKYLQLTGLSKEEFLEMFREYYDGYSFDGIWYDEVGNDRRVYNPYAVLLFFDNMRFAPYWSDSGAPSFVYEYLRKHNVSKQDLLNQKVAESDFSQWEIEDNPPHLFLAQAGYLTQRLLTTPTSLQPIYELSIPNIDAKLGIEKLLLSTEQKIDLATVSSKVNALAYAIEVRDIKEMIEAINGIYARVSSRARRQIEKSGKEDRLTHLEAFYQSIMVSLFESTGVHVVSEEESAGGRADVVVRYNGVVYVIELKVDRSAKEALEQIKAKGYHEPYKGKEVYLIGVNISSKTGMIEEWVWEKVYV from the coding sequence GTGAAGTCATTGCCATTGGGAATAGGGGATTTTGAAAGAATCATCAAAGGCAATTTCATATACGTTGACAAAACTAAGTACATACACGAACTAGTAAACAAAGAGGGGATGTACTTTCTTTCCCGACCGAGGCGTTTTGGAAAGAGTTTGCTGTTGAGCACAGTCAGCTGTTTGTTTAAGGGAAAAAGAGAACTGTTCAAAGAAACGTGGATACACGACAAATGGGACTGGCAAGAGTATCCCGTTGTGCATATTAGCTTTGCAAGTGGTCGGTTTGAGAACTCTCAAAAGTTGGAAAGTAAGTTGAATATGATTCTCAACTTTTGTGCTAAGCAATATGGAATTGAATATGAATACACCGAACCAGACGAGAAATTCGTGGAATTATTGACGAAATTGTACGAAAAGTACAGTAAACCGATAGTGATATTGATAGATGAATACGAGAAGCCGGTGCTGGACAACATAACCAATCCAGAGAAAGCAAAAGAGATGAGGGAAATACTCAGGGGATTTTACAGCGTACTCAAGGACTACACGGGCATGATTCGCTTTTTGCTCATCACCGGGTTGACAAAATTCACAAAAATGGGAGTGTTCAGCGCCCTGAACAACCTAACAGATATCTCGTTCAAGCCCGAGTATGCCCAGATGCTGGGATACACGCACGAGGAAGTGGTTCAGTACTTTGATGCATACATCAACAAGTACCTCCAGCTCACAGGACTGAGCAAAGAAGAGTTCCTGGAGATGTTCAGGGAATACTACGACGGATATTCGTTCGATGGGATATGGTACGATGAGGTAGGGAACGACAGGAGGGTGTACAATCCGTACGCGGTGTTGTTGTTCTTTGATAACATGCGGTTTGCACCATATTGGAGTGACTCTGGTGCACCAAGCTTTGTGTATGAATACCTGCGAAAGCATAACGTTTCAAAACAAGACCTACTCAATCAGAAGGTCGCTGAGAGTGACTTTTCCCAGTGGGAAATCGAGGACAATCCCCCGCACTTGTTCTTAGCGCAAGCTGGATATCTCACGCAAAGATTACTCACCACACCAACGTCACTACAGCCGATATACGAACTGTCAATTCCGAACATCGATGCGAAACTTGGGATAGAAAAGCTTTTGTTGAGTACGGAACAGAAGATAGACCTTGCGACGGTATCGAGTAAAGTAAACGCTTTGGCGTACGCGATAGAGGTGAGGGACATAAAGGAGATGATAGAAGCGATAAACGGGATTTATGCGCGGGTGAGTTCGCGTGCGAGGAGGCAAATAGAGAAAAGTGGAAAAGAAGACAGGTTAACGCACCTTGAGGCGTTTTATCAAAGCATCATGGTGAGTTTGTTCGAATCGACAGGGGTACATGTGGTGAGTGAGGAGGAGAGCGCTGGAGGAAGGGCGGATGTGGTGGTGAGGTACAACGGGGTGGTGTACGTGATAGAGCTGAAGGTAGACAGGTCAGCAAAGGAAGCGTTGGAGCAGATTAAGGCAAAAGGATACCACGAGCCATACAAGGGTAAGGAGGTTTACTTGATCGGTGTGAACATTTCGAGTAAAACAGGGATGATAGAAGAATGGGTGTGGGAGAAGGTGTACGTTTGA
- a CDS encoding ATP-binding protein yields MKSLPLGIGDFERIIKGNFIYVDKTKYIHELVSKEGMYFLSRPRRFGKSLLLSTVSCLFKGKRELFKETWIHDKWDWQEYPVVHISFAAGLFKSPEDLEEKIDNILRFNAIQYDLNLSGKSVASRFENLLVGLYSKTRRPIVVLVDEYEKPVLDNITNPEKAKEMREILRGFYSVLKDYTGMIRFLLITGLTKFTKMGVFSALNNLTDISFKPEYAQMLGYTHEEVVQYFDVYINKYLQLTGLSKEEFLEMFREYYDGYSFDGIWYDEVGNDRRVYNPYAVLLFFDNMRFAPYWSDSGAPSFVYEYLRKHNVSKQDLLNQKVAESDFSQWEIEDNPPHLFLAQAGYLTQRLLTTPTSLQPIYELSIPNIDAKLGIEKLLLSTEQKIDLATVSSKVNALAYAIEVRDIKEMIEAINGIYARVSSRARRQIEKSGKEDRLTHLEAFYQSIMVSLFESTGVHVVSEEESAGGRADVVVRYNGVVYVIELKVDKSAKEALEQIKAKGYHEPYRGKEVYLIGVSVSSKTGMIEEWMWEKV; encoded by the coding sequence GTGAAATCATTGCCATTGGGTATAGGGGACTTTGAAAGAATCATCAAAGGCAATTTCATATACGTTGACAAAACTAAGTACATACACGAACTGGTAAGCAAAGAGGGGATGTACTTTCTTTCCCGACCGAGGCGTTTTGGAAAGAGTTTGCTGTTGAGCACAGTTAGCTGTCTGTTCAAGGGAAAAAGAGAACTGTTCAAAGAAACGTGGATACACGACAAATGGGACTGGCAAGAGTATCCCGTTGTGCATATCAGTTTCGCTGCCGGATTGTTCAAGAGTCCGGAGGACTTGGAAGAGAAGATAGACAATATCCTAAGGTTTAACGCTATCCAATATGATTTGAACTTGTCAGGAAAGAGCGTGGCATCGAGGTTCGAAAATCTTTTGGTTGGTTTGTACAGTAAAACGAGAAGGCCAATAGTGGTACTGGTAGACGAGTACGAAAAACCGGTGCTGGACAACATAACCAATCCAGAGAAAGCAAAAGAGATGAGGGAAATACTCAGGGGATTTTACAGCGTACTCAAGGACTACACGGGCATGATTCGCTTTTTGCTCATCACCGGGTTGACGAAATTCACAAAGATGGGAGTATTCAGCGCCCTGAACAACCTAACAGATATCTCGTTCAAGCCCGAGTATGCCCAGATGCTGGGATACACGCACGAGGAAGTGGTTCAGTACTTTGATGTGTACATCAACAAGTACCTCCAGCTCACAGGACTGAGCAAAGAAGAGTTCCTGGAGATGTTCAGGGAATACTACGACGGATATTCGTTCGATGGGATATGGTACGATGAGGTAGGGAACGACAGGAGGGTGTACAATCCGTACGCGGTGTTGTTGTTCTTTGATAACATGCGGTTTGCACCATATTGGAGTGACTCTGGTGCACCAAGCTTTGTGTATGAATACCTGCGAAAGCATAACGTTTCAAAACAAGACCTACTCAATCAGAAGGTCGCTGAGAGTGACTTTTCCCAGTGGGAAATCGAGGACAATCCCCCGCACTTGTTCTTAGCGCAAGCTGGATATCTCACGCAAAGATTACTCACCACACCAACGTCACTACAGCCGATATACGAACTGTCAATTCCGAACATCGATGCGAAACTTGGGATAGAAAAGCTTTTGTTGAGTACGGAACAGAAGATAGACCTTGCGACGGTATCGAGTAAAGTAAACGCTTTGGCGTACGCGATAGAGGTGAGGGACATAAAGGAGATGATAGAAGCGATAAACGGGATTTATGCGCGGGTGAGTTCGCGTGCGAGGAGGCAAATAGAGAAAAGTGGAAAAGAAGACAGGTTAACGCACCTTGAGGCGTTTTATCAAAGCATCATGGTGAGTTTGTTCGAATCGACAGGGGTACATGTGGTGAGTGAGGAGGAGAGCGCTGGGGGAAGGGCGGATGTTGTGGTGAGGTACAACGGGGTGGTGTACGTGATAGAGCTGAAGGTGGACAAATCAGCAAAGGAAGCGTTGGAGCAGATTAAGGCAAAAGGATACCACGAGCCATACAGGGGCAAGGAAGTGTATCTCATTGGTGTGAGTGTATCGAGTAAGACAGGAATGATTGAAGAGTGGATGTGGGAGAAGGTGTAA
- a CDS encoding ATP-binding protein: MKSLPLGIGDFERIIKGNFIYVDKTKYIHELVSKEGMYFLSRPRRFGKSLLLSTVSCLFKGKRELFKETWIHDKWDWQEYPVVHISFAAGLFKSPEDLEEKIDNILRFNAIQYDLNLSGKSVASRFENLLVSLYSKTRRPIVVLVDEYEKPVLDNITNPEKAKEMREILRGFYSVLKDYTGMIRFLLITGLTKFTKMGVFSALNNLTDISFKPEYAQMLGYTHEEVVQYFDVYINKYLQLTGLSKEEFLEMFREYYDGYSFDGIWYDEVGNDRRVYNPYAVLLFFDNMRFAPYWSDSGAPSFVYEYLKKHGISKQELLQKFSESDFSTFEIEDNPPSMFLAQAGYLSLKLITDRTDPEPIYELYIPNTDVRKGLEKFILSIQNSIELAEVIKESNELFKAIKFKDLEKMIGVINSIYSKVSSRARKRIEKSGKEDRLTHLEAFYQSIMVSLFESTGVHVVSEEESAGGRADVVVRYNGVVYVIELKVDKSAKEALEQIKAKGYHEPYRGKEVYLIGVSVSSKTGMIEEWMWEKV, translated from the coding sequence GTGAAATCATTGCCATTGGGTATAGGGGATTTTGAAAGAATCATCAAAGGCAATTTCATATACGTTGACAAAACTAAGTACATACACGAACTGGTAAGCAAAGAGGGGATGTACTTTCTTTCCCGACCAAGGCGTTTTGGAAAGAGTTTGTTGTTGAGCACAGTCAGCTGTCTGTTCAAGGGAAAAAGAGAACTGTTCAAAGAAACGTGGATACACGACAAATGGGACTGGCAAGAGTATCCCGTTGTGCATATCAGTTTCGCTGCCGGATTGTTCAAGAGTCCGGAGGACTTGGAAGAGAAGATAGACAATATCCTAAGGTTTAACGCTATCCAATATGATTTGAACTTGTCAGGAAAGAGCGTGGCATCGAGGTTCGAAAATCTTTTGGTTAGTTTGTACAGTAAAACGAGAAGGCCAATAGTGGTACTGGTAGACGAGTACGAAAAACCGGTGCTGGACAACATAACCAATCCAGAGAAAGCAAAAGAGATGAGGGAAATACTCAGGGGATTTTACAGCGTACTCAAGGACTACACGGGCATGATTCGCTTTTTGCTCATCACCGGGTTGACAAAATTCACAAAAATGGGAGTGTTCAGCGCCCTGAACAACCTAACAGATATCTCGTTCAAGCCCGAGTATGCCCAGATGCTGGGATACACGCACGAGGAAGTGGTTCAGTACTTTGATGTGTACATCAACAAGTACCTCCAGCTCACAGGACTGAGCAAAGAAGAATTCCTGGAGATGTTCAGGGAATACTACGACGGATACTCGTTCGATGGGATATGGTACGATGAGGTAGGGAACGACAGGAGGGTGTACAACCCGTACGCGGTGTTGTTGTTCTTTGATAACATGCGGTTCGCACCATATTGGAGCGACTCCGGTGCACCAAGCTTTGTGTATGAATATCTCAAAAAACATGGCATCTCTAAACAGGAGTTATTGCAAAAATTCTCAGAAAGTGATTTCTCAACCTTCGAGATAGAGGATAACCCACCGAGTATGTTTCTTGCCCAGGCCGGGTACCTGTCGTTGAAACTGATCACAGATAGAACAGACCCAGAACCGATATACGAATTGTACATACCAAATACTGATGTGAGGAAAGGGCTGGAGAAGTTTATTCTGTCGATTCAGAACAGTATAGAACTGGCGGAAGTGATTAAAGAGTCAAACGAGTTGTTCAAAGCGATAAAGTTCAAAGATTTAGAGAAGATGATAGGAGTGATCAACTCGATATATTCAAAAGTAAGCTCAAGGGCCAGGAAACGAATAGAGAAAAGTGGAAAAGAGGACAGGTTAACGCACCTTGAGGCGTTTTATCAAAGCATCATGGTGAGTTTGTTCGAATCGACAGGGGTACATGTGGTGAGTGAGGAGGAGAGCGCTGGAGGAAGGGCGGATGTGGTGGTGAGGTACAACGGGGTGGTGTACGTGATAGAGCTGAAGGTGGACAAATCAGCAAAGGAAGCGTTGGAACAGATTAAGGCAAAAGGATACCACGAGCCATACAGGGGCAAGGAAGTGTATCTCATTGGTGTGAGTGTATCGAGTAAGACAGGAATGATTGAAGAGTGGATGTGGGAGAAGGTGTAA
- a CDS encoding transposase: MASISDEQFRQVVDDTFKQLSLQYNIDLQPGSPLRLFLEAAINAIMRGERDVFLSNDPGNKANGFYSRFLDTAMGKLNLSVPRDRNSNFRPQIIPGKYIRNDASYSNLLQSLLVNGYSDSSLRNTLKALGLSYSQKVKT; this comes from the coding sequence ATGGCTTCTATCTCCGATGAACAATTCCGTCAGGTTGTTGATGATACTTTTAAACAACTTTCTTTGCAATACAACATCGATTTACAACCTGGTTCTCCCCTTCGTTTGTTCTTGGAAGCCGCTATCAATGCCATTATGCGTGGTGAACGCGATGTCTTTCTTTCTAATGACCCTGGTAACAAAGCTAATGGCTTTTATTCCCGTTTCCTTGATACCGCTATGGGCAAACTTAATCTTTCTGTCCCTCGCGATCGTAATTCTAACTTCCGCCCTCAAATTATCCCTGGTAAGTATATCAGAAACGATGCGTCTTATTCTAACTTACTCCAATCTCTTCTTGTCAATGGTTATTCTGATTCTTCATTACGTAATACTCTTAAAGCTCTTGGACTTTCTTATTCCCAAAAGGTAAAAACTTAA